One genomic segment of Streptomyces niveus includes these proteins:
- a CDS encoding WhiB family transcriptional regulator yields MTELFEQLLVEDADEELGWQERALCAQTDPESFFPEKGGSTREAKKVCLACEVRSECLEYALANDERFGIWGGLSERERRRLKKAAV; encoded by the coding sequence ATGACCGAGCTGTTCGAACAACTGCTGGTCGAGGACGCGGACGAGGAACTCGGCTGGCAGGAGCGCGCGTTGTGCGCCCAGACCGATCCCGAGTCCTTCTTCCCCGAGAAGGGCGGCTCCACCCGGGAGGCGAAGAAGGTCTGTCTCGCCTGTGAGGTCCGCTCCGAATGCCTGGAGTACGCCCTCGCCAACGACGAGAGGTTCGGCATCTGGGGCGGTCTGTCCGAGCGTGAACGCCGGCGTCTCAAGAAGGCCGCGGTTTGA